A single window of Intrasporangium calvum DSM 43043 DNA harbors:
- a CDS encoding DUF6458 family protein, whose amino-acid sequence MGIGLGITLLVLGAILTFTGLDENILNYNLDTVGIILMVGGALALIMGIIQNAQRTRHTTVTEHRGAPEVVERRGPDVVERRDEIIDRRDERY is encoded by the coding sequence ATGGGTATCGGACTCGGTATCACGTTGCTGGTTCTCGGGGCGATCCTGACGTTCACCGGACTCGACGAGAACATCCTCAACTACAACCTCGACACCGTGGGGATCATCCTCATGGTGGGTGGCGCACTCGCCCTCATCATGGGCATCATCCAGAACGCCCAGCGCACGCGGCACACCACGGTCACCGAGCACCGCGGAGCGCCCGAGGTCGTCGAGCGTCGCGGCCCGGACGTCGTCGAGCGTCGCGACGAGATCATCGACCGCCGGGACGAGCGGTACTGA
- a CDS encoding acyltransferase family protein, which translates to MTTRSTTASPDPAAQAAAATPAHRDRWVDALRAGSLLVVVLGHWLMVGLTPGGEITNALTEVPALQPLTWFLQVMPIFFLVGGVAHSYALESLDRRVAPGTPGRYATFFRGRAVRLLRPTLAFLALWVALGVVAHVTGLTARPGTVGRFARDALVGVPQLLWFVGIYLGACALAPVMRTFHERWGPYAAGLLAGAAVLVDVVRFNAVGLAGNLNFALVWLAFHQLGFLWRDDRLTPRVGWLMVVAGYAGMLVAVTVGPYPTSMVGLPGEPVSNMAPPTVALLAQGIGICGLAVVARPVMNRVLRRPRAWLVVVRAAPFAMTAFLWHLTALMVVLVTLWALGVEQPAVASWRWWLTRPLLFAVLLVVTAVVVAVFVRFDRGPRTASDVPTTAARRSDVAAALSAVLVFFGILMVSIVGVDVLGSRPVFFLLGEVTPVVGLGVLAAGLAVLPGASRAWWHRAAG; encoded by the coding sequence GTGACGACCCGTTCCACGACGGCCTCACCCGACCCGGCCGCGCAGGCTGCCGCGGCGACCCCCGCGCACCGGGATCGCTGGGTCGACGCCCTGCGGGCCGGCTCCCTGCTCGTGGTGGTCCTCGGTCACTGGCTCATGGTGGGTCTCACGCCGGGGGGCGAGATCACCAACGCGCTCACCGAGGTGCCCGCCCTGCAGCCGCTGACGTGGTTCCTCCAGGTCATGCCGATCTTCTTCCTCGTCGGTGGCGTGGCTCACTCGTACGCGCTGGAGTCGCTCGACCGCCGCGTGGCGCCGGGTACGCCGGGCCGCTACGCGACGTTCTTCCGGGGCCGGGCGGTGCGCCTCCTTCGTCCGACGCTCGCGTTCCTCGCGCTCTGGGTCGCGCTCGGTGTCGTCGCCCACGTGACCGGACTGACGGCGCGGCCGGGGACCGTCGGGCGGTTCGCCCGCGATGCCCTCGTTGGCGTGCCGCAGCTGCTGTGGTTCGTCGGCATCTACCTGGGGGCGTGCGCGCTCGCTCCGGTGATGCGGACGTTCCATGAACGATGGGGGCCGTATGCCGCTGGGCTCCTCGCCGGGGCGGCTGTCCTCGTGGACGTGGTCCGGTTCAATGCGGTGGGGCTCGCCGGCAACCTCAACTTCGCCCTGGTGTGGCTCGCCTTCCACCAGCTCGGGTTCCTGTGGCGGGACGACCGGCTCACCCCTCGCGTCGGATGGTTGATGGTCGTGGCCGGCTACGCCGGGATGCTGGTCGCCGTGACCGTCGGCCCCTACCCGACGTCGATGGTGGGCCTCCCGGGCGAGCCGGTCTCCAACATGGCCCCGCCGACCGTGGCCCTGCTCGCCCAGGGGATCGGCATCTGCGGCCTCGCCGTGGTGGCCCGGCCTGTGATGAACCGGGTCCTCCGGCGCCCCCGTGCGTGGCTGGTCGTGGTCCGGGCCGCGCCGTTCGCGATGACCGCCTTCCTGTGGCACCTCACGGCGCTCATGGTCGTCCTCGTCACCTTGTGGGCGCTGGGGGTCGAGCAGCCGGCGGTGGCGTCGTGGAGGTGGTGGTTGACGAGGCCGCTGCTCTTCGCGGTGCTCCTCGTCGTCACGGCTGTCGTCGTGGCGGTGTTCGTCCGTTTCGACCGGGGGCCCCGTACCGCGTCGGACGTCCCGACGACGGCAGCTCGTCGCTCCGATGTCGCGGCGGCGCTGTCGGCGGTCCTGGTCTTCTTCGGGATCCTGATGGTCTCGATCGTCGGGGTCGACGTTCTCGGCAGCCGACCCGTCTTCTTCCTCCTGGGGGAGGTCACTCCGGTCGTGGGCCTCGGGGTGCTCGCTGCCGGTTTGGCCGTGCTGCCAGGAGCCAGCCGCGCCTGGTGGCACCGCGCCGCTGGCTGA
- a CDS encoding GNAT family N-acetyltransferase, which translates to MGTVQLDVNDDRLTRQAHQALTASRAVGRPWYEPPSFEETVVDWRHEDQAEPKEIWVAEHDGEVTGLAMLYLPMEDNTWLAWCDLHVHPEHRRRGHGSALMDRVVERAKDARRTSLVTEFMVPVDEPEHGYRRFVERHGYTLSNTEVVRHLDLPVPDSQLQHLDSASRPRWAGDYRLETYVNGVPEALQPSLCEVMNQLIVDAPTGEIEYEPESMSPGRYREHLGVERQMARTRLTTVALGAAGEVVGYSDLVLPAGAPTTVFQWGTYVHREHRGRRLGMAIKVENLRRLQADHPERRRVVTGNDGTNSWMVSINEALGFHVVELSPAYQRKLD; encoded by the coding sequence ATGGGCACCGTTCAGCTGGATGTCAACGACGACCGCCTCACCCGGCAGGCCCACCAGGCGCTCACCGCGAGCCGGGCGGTCGGCCGACCGTGGTACGAGCCGCCGTCGTTCGAGGAGACCGTCGTCGACTGGCGGCACGAGGACCAGGCCGAGCCGAAGGAGATCTGGGTCGCCGAGCACGACGGTGAGGTCACCGGCCTCGCCATGCTCTACCTGCCCATGGAGGACAACACCTGGCTCGCGTGGTGCGACCTCCACGTGCACCCTGAGCACCGCCGCCGCGGCCACGGCTCCGCGCTCATGGACCGCGTGGTGGAGCGGGCCAAGGATGCCCGCCGTACCTCGCTCGTCACCGAGTTCATGGTTCCGGTCGACGAGCCGGAGCACGGGTACCGGCGCTTCGTCGAGCGCCACGGCTACACCCTGAGCAACACCGAGGTCGTCCGCCACCTCGATCTTCCCGTTCCCGACTCCCAGCTGCAGCACCTGGACTCCGCGAGCCGGCCCAGGTGGGCCGGCGACTACCGGCTCGAGACCTATGTCAACGGAGTGCCGGAGGCGCTCCAGCCGTCCCTGTGCGAGGTGATGAACCAGCTCATCGTCGACGCCCCTACCGGGGAGATCGAGTACGAGCCCGAGTCGATGAGTCCCGGCCGCTACCGGGAGCACCTCGGCGTGGAACGGCAGATGGCCCGGACCCGGCTCACGACGGTCGCCCTGGGTGCCGCCGGAGAGGTCGTGGGCTACTCGGACCTCGTGCTGCCGGCCGGTGCACCGACCACCGTGTTCCAGTGGGGCACCTACGTCCACCGCGAGCACCGTGGCCGCCGCCTCGGAATGGCGATCAAGGTGGAGAACCTCCGAAGGCTGCAGGCTGACCACCCCGAGCGCCGCCGGGTCGTCACCGGCAACGACGGCACCAACTCCTGGATGGTCAGCATCAACGAGGCGCTCGGCTTCCACGTCGTCGAGCTGAGTCCGGCCTACCAGCGCAAGCTGGACTGA
- a CDS encoding acyl-CoA dehydrogenase: MGHYKSNVRDLEFNLFEVLGRGEILGQGLYSDVDVDAAKDILREVARLSENELAESLLDSDRNPPVYDPATHSVTMPESFHKSFKAYVDGDWGNLDVPAELGGMVIPPSLRWATAEMVCGANPAVHMYTASYSFANLLYHLGTDDQKKLAKHIVDKAWHTTMVLTEPDAGSDVGAGRTKAIQQPDGTWHIEGVKRFITSAESDLVDNIVHFVLARPEGAGPGTKGLSLFIVPKFHVDLETGELGERNGAYVTNVEHKMGLKVSTTCEVTFGDKEPAVGTLLGDVHDGIAQMFHVIENARMFVGTKAIATLSTGYLNALEYAKQRVQGADLTQMTDKTAPRVTITHHPDVRRSLMLQKSYAEGLRALVLYTATQLDTVAQAQNGNRTVAVEKGSDAELASRVSDLLLPIVKGLGSERAWVLLGTESLQTLGGSGFLQDYPIEQYVRDAKIDTLYEGTTAIQGLDFFFRKIVRDKGQALQHVAGQIQEFAKDLGGSLDTERELLGKALEDVQAIVGHMINDLMKSDPRVGGEITNLYKVGQNTSRLLLSAGDLIVGWLLLRQAAIAQAALDAGATGRDADFYRGKVAAASFYAKNVLPKLAAERAIAESIDNDLMDVPESAF; the protein is encoded by the coding sequence ATGGGCCACTACAAGAGCAACGTACGCGACCTCGAGTTCAACCTCTTCGAGGTGCTCGGCCGAGGCGAGATCCTCGGACAGGGCCTCTACAGCGACGTCGACGTGGACGCCGCCAAGGACATCCTGCGCGAGGTGGCCCGCCTCTCCGAGAACGAGCTCGCCGAGAGCCTGCTCGACTCCGACCGCAACCCGCCCGTCTATGACCCGGCCACCCACTCGGTGACGATGCCCGAGTCCTTCCACAAGTCGTTCAAGGCCTACGTCGACGGCGACTGGGGCAACCTCGACGTCCCGGCCGAGCTCGGCGGCATGGTCATCCCACCGTCACTGCGCTGGGCGACCGCCGAGATGGTCTGCGGCGCCAACCCCGCCGTGCACATGTACACCGCGAGCTACTCGTTCGCGAACCTGCTCTACCACCTGGGCACCGACGACCAGAAGAAGCTGGCCAAGCACATCGTCGACAAGGCCTGGCACACGACCATGGTCCTCACCGAGCCGGACGCCGGCTCGGACGTCGGCGCCGGACGGACCAAGGCGATCCAGCAGCCCGACGGCACGTGGCACATCGAGGGCGTGAAGCGCTTCATCACGTCGGCGGAGTCCGACCTCGTCGACAACATCGTCCACTTCGTCCTCGCCCGGCCGGAGGGTGCCGGCCCCGGGACCAAGGGGCTCTCGCTCTTCATCGTGCCGAAGTTCCACGTCGACCTCGAGACGGGTGAGCTGGGTGAGCGCAACGGCGCCTATGTCACGAACGTCGAGCACAAGATGGGGCTCAAGGTCAGCACCACGTGCGAGGTGACCTTCGGAGACAAGGAGCCAGCCGTCGGCACGCTCCTCGGCGACGTCCATGACGGCATCGCCCAGATGTTCCACGTCATCGAGAACGCGCGCATGTTCGTCGGGACCAAGGCCATCGCCACCCTCTCCACCGGCTACCTCAACGCGCTCGAGTACGCCAAGCAGCGCGTCCAGGGCGCGGACCTGACGCAGATGACCGACAAGACCGCTCCGCGCGTCACGATCACCCACCACCCCGACGTCCGCCGCTCGCTCATGCTCCAGAAGTCCTACGCCGAGGGGCTGCGCGCGCTCGTCCTGTACACGGCGACCCAGCTCGACACGGTCGCCCAGGCCCAGAACGGAAACCGTACCGTCGCGGTCGAGAAGGGCTCCGACGCCGAGCTCGCCAGCCGGGTGAGCGATCTGCTCCTGCCGATCGTCAAGGGCCTGGGGTCGGAACGGGCCTGGGTCCTGCTCGGCACCGAGTCGCTGCAGACCCTCGGCGGCTCCGGCTTCCTGCAGGACTACCCGATCGAGCAGTACGTCCGGGACGCCAAGATCGACACCCTCTACGAGGGCACGACGGCGATCCAGGGGCTCGACTTCTTCTTCCGCAAGATCGTCCGGGACAAGGGCCAGGCCCTCCAGCACGTCGCCGGTCAGATCCAGGAGTTCGCCAAGGACCTCGGTGGCTCGCTCGACACCGAGCGCGAGCTCCTCGGCAAGGCCCTCGAGGACGTCCAGGCCATCGTCGGTCACATGATCAACGACCTGATGAAGAGCGACCCGCGCGTCGGCGGCGAGATCACCAACCTCTACAAGGTGGGCCAGAACACGTCGCGACTGCTCCTCAGCGCCGGTGACCTCATCGTCGGCTGGCTCCTCCTCCGCCAGGCCGCCATCGCCCAGGCCGCCCTTGACGCGGGCGCCACGGGCAGGGACGCCGACTTCTACCGGGGAAAGGTGGCCGCCGCGTCCTTCTATGCGAAGAACGTCCTGCCGAAGCTCGCCGCGGAGCGGGCCATCGCCGAGAGCATCGACAACGACCTGATGGACGTGCCCGAGTCGGCCTTCTGA
- a CDS encoding alpha/beta hydrolase: MSSDFGPAQVAWAGSEDPAAPLVVLLHGRGADERSILSIAPHLPDGPAYAAVRAPIGEGGGYAWFANRGIGRPVAESLTATMAWFREWLDGVAPAGRPVVLVGFSGGAAFAGGLLLADPQRFAGAAILYGTLPFDAGVPVTPGHLAGTDVFVAQGDADHVIPRELLDRTWDYVTGESGATARTRRDPGGHGITGETAAELRDWVASITQA, from the coding sequence GTGAGCTCGGACTTCGGTCCCGCGCAGGTGGCGTGGGCCGGGTCCGAGGACCCGGCCGCGCCCCTGGTCGTCCTCCTGCACGGCCGTGGAGCGGATGAGCGCTCCATCCTCTCGATCGCTCCCCATCTGCCCGACGGCCCCGCCTACGCTGCGGTGCGAGCGCCCATCGGCGAGGGTGGCGGCTACGCCTGGTTCGCCAACCGCGGCATCGGGCGACCCGTGGCCGAGTCGCTGACGGCGACCATGGCCTGGTTCCGCGAGTGGCTCGACGGTGTGGCCCCCGCTGGCCGGCCCGTCGTGCTCGTCGGTTTCAGCGGTGGCGCCGCGTTCGCCGGGGGGCTCCTCCTCGCGGACCCGCAGCGCTTCGCCGGTGCGGCCATCCTCTACGGAACCCTCCCGTTCGACGCGGGCGTGCCCGTGACGCCGGGGCACCTGGCGGGCACAGACGTGTTCGTGGCGCAGGGCGACGCGGACCACGTCATCCCGCGGGAGCTGCTCGACCGCACCTGGGACTACGTCACCGGCGAGTCCGGCGCGACGGCTCGCACCCGTCGCGACCCGGGCGGCCACGGCATCACCGGGGAGACGGCGGCCGAGCTGCGCGACTGGGTCGCCTCCATCACGCAGGCCTGA
- a CDS encoding NADPH-dependent F420 reductase: MHVAIIGSGNVGGALAGAAIAAGHSVTLSAADAAHAAEVAGRTGATAAATNAEAVRDADVVVLAIPGLAVPAVADELRDALQGKVVIDATNPLNESFTDTFTTDRSAAEELQERVPGVPVIKAFNTIFASRHGNPSEGGQPLDAYIAGDDAAAKAKAAELAGSLGYRVIDAGSLRMARALEEMAFLNISLNAGNGWTWQSGWKLVGPTEAQ; encoded by the coding sequence ATGCACGTGGCAATCATCGGTTCCGGCAACGTCGGCGGCGCGCTCGCAGGCGCCGCAATCGCAGCCGGTCACTCGGTCACCCTGTCCGCGGCCGACGCCGCCCACGCCGCCGAGGTCGCCGGCCGGACCGGCGCGACCGCAGCTGCGACCAACGCAGAGGCCGTGCGCGACGCGGACGTCGTCGTCCTCGCCATCCCCGGCCTCGCGGTCCCGGCCGTCGCCGACGAGCTGCGCGACGCCCTGCAGGGCAAGGTCGTCATCGACGCGACGAACCCGCTCAACGAGAGCTTCACCGACACGTTCACCACCGACCGGTCCGCTGCGGAGGAGCTGCAGGAGCGCGTCCCCGGCGTCCCCGTCATCAAGGCCTTCAACACGATCTTCGCGAGCCGTCACGGCAACCCGAGCGAGGGTGGCCAGCCGCTGGACGCCTACATCGCCGGCGACGACGCCGCCGCCAAGGCCAAGGCCGCAGAGCTGGCCGGTTCGCTCGGCTACCGCGTCATCGACGCCGGCAGCCTCCGGATGGCGCGCGCCCTCGAGGAGATGGCCTTCCTCAACATCTCGCTCAACGCCGGCAACGGCTGGACCTGGCAGAGCGGCTGGAAGCTCGTCGGCCCGACGGAAGCCCAGTGA
- a CDS encoding MarR family winged helix-turn-helix transcriptional regulator, whose product MTTTTTDHDLVSTFGLLMEAYNSLEKQLGDSLEREAGVPHTWFEVMLRISRADAGLAPMGCLAEQVALTGGGVTRMVDRMVAAGLIERVPCAQDRRVVYAALTTQGQQVLTKAVAVHEGNLQRILSDFAPGELDTLDETLRRLRTARLPD is encoded by the coding sequence ATGACCACCACGACCACCGACCACGACCTGGTCTCCACTTTCGGCCTGCTCATGGAGGCGTACAACTCCTTGGAGAAGCAGCTCGGCGACTCCTTGGAGCGCGAGGCCGGCGTGCCGCACACCTGGTTCGAGGTCATGCTGCGCATCTCCCGGGCTGACGCCGGCCTGGCCCCCATGGGGTGTCTGGCCGAGCAGGTCGCCCTCACTGGGGGCGGCGTCACCCGGATGGTCGACCGGATGGTGGCGGCCGGCCTGATCGAACGGGTCCCCTGCGCGCAGGACCGCCGGGTCGTCTATGCAGCCCTCACCACGCAGGGCCAGCAGGTCCTCACGAAGGCGGTCGCGGTGCACGAGGGCAACCTGCAGCGCATCCTGTCCGACTTCGCCCCGGGCGAGCTCGACACGCTCGACGAGACGCTTCGACGCCTCCGCACCGCGCGCCTGCCCGACTGA
- a CDS encoding cell wall-binding repeat-containing protein yields the protein MTPSTRRNLGPTTLAAAALLLPFVLSAAASASAQVQPSETGSPARASSTVTASASTRPPTTRQTNHALLGADQVPGVTALAAADSAEAAEHAGGKSVKVVSASTPVTLPDLGVVGVTWRAGSAPGASIQYRTLDGSTWSDWAFLELDGDHAPDDAEAKEAAAKLGGARDGSAPLVTTDSEQVQVRVLAADGSTPDDAQLAVIDPGTSGTSPQPTAPTTSDSTPGTSTTPGTMTGVAEPVIRTRADWGADETLRDPSEPDYGSVDLAVVHHTAGSNSYSEADVPGIIRGIYAYHVKTRGWRDIGYNFLVDRFGRIWEGRYGGVDRAVVGAHAYGVNSWSMGASVLGDFETTAPPDADKQAIGTALRDLIAWKADVHRFDVLGTTTIGGVTYDNISGHRNVNQTECPGQYLYATLPSLRTATAALSPSAPRYAGINRYATAAAASAATFAPGAPVAYIATGASFPDALAGGPAGGYRGGPVLLTTRSSLPVDTETELQRLKPAEIVILGGTAAVSDAVRSELAVWAPTVTRVSGADRYSTAAAVSARTFGTGVPVAYIATGANFPDALAGGPAGGFRGGPLLLTTSATVPAPTLTELGRLNPASIVVLGGTSAISPEVESVLHDYAPSVVRVAGDDRFATAAETSRRTFSPGVPVVFVATGTNFPDALSGGPMGGDLGGPVLITRPDTLPATTADELTRLAPGKVVVLGGTAAVSDAVSKRLYNYEVPPSP from the coding sequence ATGACCCCCTCCACCAGACGAAACCTGGGACCGACGACCCTGGCGGCCGCCGCGCTCCTCCTGCCCTTCGTGCTCTCCGCGGCAGCCTCGGCGTCTGCCCAGGTCCAGCCGAGCGAGACCGGATCCCCGGCCCGCGCCTCGTCAACGGTCACCGCGTCGGCCAGTACCCGCCCGCCGACCACGCGCCAGACGAACCACGCGCTCCTCGGGGCCGACCAGGTGCCGGGCGTCACGGCCCTCGCCGCCGCTGACTCCGCCGAGGCCGCCGAGCACGCCGGCGGCAAATCCGTCAAGGTCGTCTCCGCCTCGACGCCCGTCACCCTTCCCGACCTCGGCGTCGTCGGTGTGACCTGGCGCGCCGGCTCCGCCCCCGGTGCCAGCATCCAGTACCGCACCCTCGACGGGTCGACGTGGTCGGACTGGGCGTTCCTCGAGCTCGATGGCGACCACGCCCCTGACGACGCGGAAGCGAAGGAGGCAGCCGCAAAGCTCGGCGGGGCGCGCGACGGCTCCGCACCGCTCGTGACGACGGACTCCGAGCAGGTCCAGGTCCGAGTCCTCGCCGCGGACGGGTCGACGCCCGACGACGCGCAGCTCGCAGTGATCGATCCGGGGACCTCTGGGACCTCCCCCCAGCCCACGGCCCCGACGACCTCGGACAGCACACCCGGCACCTCGACCACGCCGGGGACGATGACCGGCGTGGCCGAGCCGGTGATCCGCACCCGTGCCGACTGGGGCGCCGACGAGACGCTCCGCGACCCCTCCGAGCCGGACTACGGCTCGGTGGACCTCGCGGTCGTGCACCACACGGCCGGGTCCAACAGCTACTCCGAGGCGGACGTGCCGGGCATCATCCGGGGCATCTACGCGTACCACGTGAAGACGAGGGGCTGGCGCGACATCGGCTACAACTTCCTCGTCGACCGGTTCGGCCGGATCTGGGAGGGTCGCTACGGTGGCGTGGACCGGGCCGTCGTCGGCGCGCACGCCTACGGCGTCAACTCCTGGTCGATGGGCGCCTCCGTCCTGGGCGATTTCGAGACGACCGCACCACCGGATGCTGACAAACAGGCCATCGGTACGGCGTTGCGCGACCTCATCGCGTGGAAGGCGGACGTGCACCGCTTCGACGTCCTCGGCACGACGACGATCGGCGGTGTCACGTACGACAACATCTCGGGCCACCGGAACGTCAACCAGACCGAATGCCCCGGGCAGTACCTCTACGCCACCCTCCCCTCGTTGCGGACCGCCACCGCCGCCCTGTCACCGAGCGCCCCCCGATACGCCGGCATCAACCGCTACGCCACCGCAGCCGCGGCCTCGGCGGCGACCTTCGCGCCGGGAGCCCCCGTCGCGTACATCGCCACCGGCGCCAGCTTCCCCGACGCGCTCGCCGGCGGCCCGGCGGGCGGGTACCGGGGCGGGCCGGTCCTGCTCACGACCAGGAGCTCGCTCCCGGTGGACACCGAGACCGAACTGCAGCGGCTCAAGCCCGCCGAGATCGTCATCCTCGGCGGAACGGCGGCCGTCTCGGACGCGGTCAGGTCTGAGCTCGCCGTGTGGGCCCCGACCGTGACGCGCGTGTCGGGAGCCGACCGGTACTCGACGGCGGCGGCCGTGTCCGCTCGAACCTTCGGCACCGGCGTCCCGGTCGCCTACATCGCCACCGGCGCAAACTTCCCCGACGCTCTGGCCGGCGGGCCCGCGGGCGGTTTCCGAGGGGGGCCGCTCCTGCTCACGACCAGTGCCACCGTGCCAGCGCCGACGCTCACCGAGCTCGGCCGCCTCAACCCGGCGAGCATCGTCGTGCTGGGCGGGACCAGCGCGATCTCGCCTGAGGTCGAGTCCGTCCTCCACGACTACGCGCCCTCCGTGGTCCGGGTCGCCGGCGACGACCGCTTCGCCACCGCGGCCGAGACGTCACGACGGACGTTCTCTCCGGGCGTGCCCGTGGTCTTCGTCGCCACGGGGACCAACTTCCCGGACGCGCTCTCCGGCGGACCCATGGGAGGCGACCTGGGCGGCCCCGTCCTCATCACCCGCCCGGACACCCTGCCGGCGACGACCGCCGACGAGCTGACTCGCCTCGCGCCCGGCAAGGTCGTCGTGCTCGGTGGCACGGCTGCGGTCTCTGACGCAGTGTCCAAGCGGCTCTACAACTACGAGGTGCCGCCCAGCCCCTGA
- a CDS encoding nucleotidyltransferase family protein: MTETAAPARGPLSGPTGRLVAAHREELREVLRRHGVTNAQIFGSVARGDDRPGSDLDLLVELPRGTSLFDLAGIQVELEEVLGVEVDLGTIGSLKPRIRPRVERDLVAL; encoded by the coding sequence ATGACCGAGACTGCAGCACCGGCTCGTGGGCCACTCAGTGGCCCAACAGGCCGACTCGTCGCAGCTCACCGGGAGGAGTTGCGCGAGGTGCTGCGCCGCCACGGTGTGACCAACGCCCAAATATTCGGAAGCGTTGCGCGCGGGGACGATCGCCCCGGCAGCGATCTCGACCTGCTCGTCGAGCTCCCCCGCGGGACGAGCCTCTTCGACCTGGCAGGCATTCAGGTCGAGTTGGAAGAGGTTCTGGGCGTTGAGGTCGACCTCGGAACCATCGGAAGCCTCAAGCCGCGCATCCGTCCGCGCGTGGAACGAGACTTGGTTGCTCTATGA
- a CDS encoding HepT-like ribonuclease domain-containing protein produces MLYEPFGLDRLYDIADAIAAIRSHVAQGTLSEAVVFDAVRMRLLEIGEAVKGLSEELTAREPAIPWRTIARSRDNLAHHYFATELQIVEDTIKADLAPLDEAVARLIAEVERPRG; encoded by the coding sequence TTGCTCTATGAGCCGTTCGGACTCGACCGGCTCTATGACATCGCCGACGCAATTGCGGCCATTCGGTCCCATGTTGCACAGGGGACTCTCAGCGAGGCTGTGGTGTTCGACGCGGTGCGGATGCGACTCCTCGAAATCGGCGAGGCCGTCAAGGGTCTCAGCGAAGAACTCACAGCAAGGGAGCCTGCCATTCCGTGGCGCACGATTGCGCGGTCGCGAGACAACTTGGCCCATCACTACTTCGCGACCGAACTGCAGATCGTCGAGGACACCATCAAGGCGGACTTGGCGCCACTCGACGAGGCCGTCGCCCGGCTGATCGCGGAAGTCGAGCGGCCGAGAGGGTAA